AGAAATCGTAGGCTTTTGTGCTCCTGTAGCGACAATTAGAACATCAGCTGTAGCAATTTCAGATTGTATATCTGCATAATCTTTAACAATAAGGTTAAATTTTCCTGCTATTTTTTCGGCTTTGTCTTTGGTGCGGTTTATAAGCGTAATGTTTTCATTGCGCGTATGCTTTACGAGATTTTCACAGGTATTACGCCCTATTTTACCCGTACCAAATAGCAAAATATTCTTTTCTGAAATAAAAGGAACACGAGATAAAATATATTGTACCGAAGCAAAACTTACCGATGTTGCACCACTAGAAATGTTGGTTTCGTTTTTTATACGCTTACTGGCTTGTATTACAGAGTTTACTAAACGCTCCATAAACGGATTAACCAGTTTTAACTTTTTTGCTCTGCGAAAACCATTTTTTAACTGACTGATGATTTCAAAATCACCTAATATCTGACTGTCTAAACCGGTACCCACTTTAAAAAGATGATCTACCGCTTCTTCGTTTTTATAAGAATAAGAAACCTTTTCAAATTCCTGAATCGTTCCCTGCGTATGTTCACAAAGTAATTTTACAAGATCTAGCGGTTCTTGAGCAAAGCCATATAGTTCAGTGCGGTTGCACGTAGAAATAATACTTAGACCTTCTATGCCTTCTTCACGGGCACGTTCTAAAATGCGTTCTTGTACTGCCGTATCTACACTAAAATGACCGCGCGTCTCAGCATCTGCTTTTAAATAGCTTAAGCCAATGGCGAAAAAATCACCGGGATAAGCCGGATAAAAATGTCGTTTGCCGTTTGTATTCATAATATCGCTGGCAAAAGTATTCCGCAGCTTGTTTAAAAAATAACGCTAGACGTATCATTTTTAACGATACCCGAATAAAAAGTAGTTTTTAAGTATAAAATGCTCAAAATGCCCTAATTTAGTGAAGTAATCTAAACCTAAGATTTCCCTTTTGTTTAGAATAAATCTAAATAAAACTCCTTTTTTAGAATATGGAAGCTTTAAAAAATAACGCTCTAGGTTTGTATAGTGAGACCAATATTGAAGATGGTTTTTTTATTTTAAAATTTAATAATGATACTCCTGAAAACCAATTAATAACCCGCGAGGTTGATAGCAGTTATATCCAATTTCACTTTTGTGCAAAAGGTTCTTCCGTTTTTCAATTTAATGAAGGTAATTATAAACTTCCGTTAGGAGAAGAGCACTCTTTATTGTTGTACAATCCGCAGCGGGATTTACCCATAAATCTTGAGATTACCCCAGACAGCTGGGTGATTTCGGTTTTTATATCAATTAAAAAATTTCATTCTCTTTTTTCTCGCGAAGCAGATTTTATCACCTTTTTAAGTGATGAAAACCGAGATCGTAAATACTATAAAGATGGAAATATCTCGCCATCTATGGCGATAGTTTTAAATCAGTTAATGAATTACAATTTGCACCCTTCAATCAAGGCTTTATATTTTAAAGGGAAGGCGTATGAGCTACTAAGCCTGTATTTTAATCGGCCTTCAGAAGCAGATACAGAACAATGTCCGTTTTTGGTTGATGAAGATAATGTCGCAAAAATAAAACGTGCAAAAGATATTATCATCGCGCGTATGGCAGAGCCACCCTCCCTACAAGAACTTGCAGATGAAATTAACTTAAGTATTAATAAACTTAAGGAAGGTTTTAAACAAATCTATGGCGACTCGGTTTACAGCTTTTTGTTTGATTACAAGATGGAAGTCGCTCGGCAATTACTTGCTTCCGGTTCGCATAATGTAAACGAAGTAGGTTTAAAAATAGGGTACAGTACCGCCAGTCATTTTATAGCAGCCTTTAAAAAACAATACGGTACAACGCCTAAAAAATACATTCAATCTCTAAACTAATTTTATGAAAAATCTTTTATTGCTAGTTTTCCTTTCCTCATTGATTTTAAGTTGTAATTCGACTAAAAGTGGTGTTTTTCTGACCAAAAAAAATGTGCTGGTTTTTACAAAAACCAACGGTTTTAGACACGCTTCGATAGAACCCGGAGTTACTGCATTAAAAGAAATAGCTTCAGAAAATCACTGGGCAGTTCAGCACTCTGAAGATTCATTAATATTTAATTCTGAAAATTTAAAAAACTTTGATTTAATAGTTTTTCTAAGCACAACCGGAGATATTCTGGGAGAAGAACAACAGGTAGCTTTTCAGAATTATATGGAAACCGGGGGAAAATTCTTTGGTATTCATGCAGCATCTGATACCGAATATGACTGGCCCTGGTACGGGAAATTTATAGGAGGCTATTTTTTAAGCCATCCTGAAACTCAAAAAGCCCGTATAAAAAAAATAGAGAATCATAAGACGGTTAAAGCATTTCCGGAGTCTTTTGAGCGGGTAGATGAGTGGTACAATTTTAAAAACCTGAATCCAAATGTTCATGTAACGCTAACACTTGACGAGTCTTCTTACAAAGGCGGTAAAAATGGGGAGTACCACCCGCATGCCTGGTTTCATAAGGTAGGGGAAGGTGAAATGTATTACACGGGAGGAGGTCATACTGACGAATCATACACAGAACCTCAATTTAGACAGCATTTAGAAGATGTAATGAAATGGTTAATTAGTTATTCTAACCAATAGAAAACATCAATACACCACCTAACAACCCTTATAGCTTTTTGGTTTTAAAAAGTGGATAAGTCGTAGTTTTGTAAATCAAAAAAAAGAAAATGAAAAAAGGAGTACTTATGGTTAATCTGGGATCACCAGATAGCACAGACCCTAAAGATGTAAAAAAGTACCTTGGGCAATTTTTGATGGATGAACGCGTGATTGATTTTCCCTTGTGGGCACGCACCCTTCTAGTGAAAGGGATTATCCTAAATACACGTCCTAAAAAATCTGCTGAAGCCTATTCTAAAATCTGGTGGGAAAAAGGGTCTCCGCTCATCGTTTTAAGTGAAATGCTTCAGGAGAAAGTCGCTGATAAAGTTGACGTGCCTGTTGTATTAGCTATGCGCTACGGAAGCCCGTCTATGATGCAGGGATTACAGGAACTCAATGATCAGGGTGTTGATGAGGTATTAATACTGCCATTATATCCACAGTTTGCGATGGCGACTACAGAAACTATTTTAGTATTAGCTGAAGAATTGCGCGCAGCGCATTTTCCAAACATGCGATTTTCTGATATTCCGGCGTTTTATAACAAACCCGAATATATTGAAGTGCTTTCGCGTAGCATAGAAGAAAAAATTACAGATCTCGATTATGAGATGCTTGTTTTTAGTTATCATGGGGTTCCTGAGCGACACATACGTAAAAACGACGTTACTAAAAGTCATTGTAAAATAGATGGTTCTTGCTGTAAAACGCCATCTGCGGCACATCAATTTTGCTACCGCCATCAATGTTATGAGACCACACGTCAGGTAGCCGAAAAACTCAACTTAAAAGAAGGAACCTATTTTACCTCGTTTCAATCGCGTTTAGGGTTTGACCCGTGGTTACAGCCGTATACAGACCGCACGATAGAACGTTTTGGTAAAGAAGGTTTAAAGAAAATGGCAATTGTTACACCGGCATTTGTAAGTGACTGTTTAGAGACTTTAGAAGAAATCGCGATGGAAGGGGAAGAGATTTTTCACGAGATGGGTGGTAAAGAATTCACAACCATACCTTGTTTAAATGATCGTGACGACTGGGCGCATGTAGTAGCTACCTGGATAAATGACTGGGCACTCGTAGAACCCTCTAAAGCAATAGCATAATTTAATTCCCTCAATTCTTAATTGGGGGAATTTTCATTTAAATACATACGTTTTTGTTAAAGCCAAACAGATCTGAAGTTTTAGGTACAGAACCCATAAGTACCTTGCTTATAAAACAAGCATTACCGGCTTCAATAGGTATTCTGGTAATGTCGCTTAATATCCTGGTTGACACCATTTTTGTGGGTAACTGGATAGGTAGTATCGCAATTGCCGCTATTAATGTTGTTCTTCCGGTCTCGTTCTTTATAGCCGCTTTAGGAATGGCAATAGGGATAGGCGGCTCTTCAATTATCTCAAGAGCGTTAGGAGCAAACAATAAAGCTAAAGCATTTAAAACCTTCGGAAACCAAATTACCGTAACCGTGTTGCTCACTGTAGGAATGGTTGTTTTGGGGTTGGTTTTTATAAACGAACTTATCCCCGCTTTTGGGGGTAAAGGAGAAATCTTTGAGCCGGCTAAAGTGTATTATCGTATTGTTCTTTATGGCGTTCCGGTATTGGCGCTTTCGATGATGGGCAACAACGTTATTAGAGCAGAGGGGAAGCCCAAATTTGCTATGATTGCAATGATTATCCCTTCATTGGGGAATCTAATCCTCGATTATATTTTAATCAACATGCTAGATATGGGGATGGCTGGTGCAGCCTGGGCAACGACAGCTTCTTATATCTGCTGCTTTTTATACATTGTCTGGTATTTTTTAAGTAACCATTCAGAATTAAAAATAGATATCAGCCATTTTGGCCTCGACTGGCCTATACTTAAGGAGATGTCTGCTTTAGGTTTTGTGACACTAGCGAGACAGGCAGTGGTAAGTGTTACCTATTTGTTGATGAATAATATTCTGTTTGACCTTGGCGGCGAAGCATCTGTTACAGTCTATGGAATAATAGGTCGTATGCTTATGTTTGCTTTGTTTCCTGTGCTTGGGGTAACTCAGGGATTTCTACCTATTGCCGGGTATAACTTTGGAGCAAAAAATTATAACCGCGTACGCGAAAGTATAAAGCTCGCAATAACGTACGCTTGTGGTGTTGCACTTTTAATTTTTGCGCTAATTATGATTTTTCCCGAAGCTATCGTTTCGGTCTTTACACAAGATGCTGCTGTTTTAAGAGATACACCTAATGCTATGCGTTGGGTTTTCGCGGCTGTGCCGGTAATAGGCATTCAGTTAATAGGTTCGGCTTACTATCAGGCGATAGGTAAAGCGATTCCTGCACTCTTACTTACGTTAACCAGGCAGGGTTTTTTCTTTATTCCGCTGGTACTCATCTTGCCTAATTATTTTGGAGAATTGGGCGTGTGGATCTCGTTTCCCATAGCAGACGTGCTATCTACAATCGTCACCGCTTACTTTCTGTGGCGAGAAACACGTACAAAATTGTAGGGCTTCTCGCATGTATTGATGCGATTGCGTATTTTAGTTAGCTACAAACTAAGTTTTAAAAATATGCGATCACTTTTACTCAGGGCTTTTTGCCTAACACTCTTTATTTCAACCTTTGCTACACAGGCTCAAGATATAGATGAATCACTTTACGATGCTTTAGAATATAGACTTATAGGTCCTTTTAGAGGTGGGCGCAGTGCGGCTGTCACCGGTGTTCCTGGTAAGCCTAATTTATTTTATTTTGGCGCAACAGGTGGCGGAGTGTGGCGTACAAAAGACGGCGGTCGTAGCTGGGATAATATTTCAGATGGTTTTTTTGGCGGAAGTATTGGCGCTGTAGAAGTTGCTCCCAGTGATCCTAATATTATTTATGTAGGTGGAGGAGAAAATACGCTACGCGGAAACGTTTCTTCGGGCTACGGAATGTGGAAGACTACAGATGCCGGTAAAACCTGGCAACAAGCTGGGTTACCAAAAAGCAGGCATATTTCAAAAATACGTATTCACCCTACTAACCCAGATGTCGTGTATGCTGCTGTCTTGGGAGATATTTATAAACCTACTCAAGAACGCGGTGTTTATAAATCTACAGATGGCGGCGCAAACTGGGCTAAAGTTCTTTTTGCAAATGAAGACTCGGGAGCAATTGATTTAACTTTCGATCCTAATAATCCGCGTATTTTATATGCTTCAACCTGGCATGCGCGCAGAACACCCTACGATTTTACCAGTGGAGGTGCGGGATCTGCCCTTTGGAAAAGTACAGACAGTGGTTCTACCTGGAAAGAAATATCAGCAAATAAAGGCTTTCCCACAGATACTTTAGGGATTATAGGAGTTGCAGTTTCTCCGGTAAATTCTGAACGGGTTTTTGCTATTGTAGAAAATAAAGAAAAAGGGGGTTTGTATCGTAGTGAAGACGGTGGTGAAAACTGGTCTATGATTAACGACGATCGCAATATTAGACAGCGTGCCTGGTATTACACAAAAGTATATGCAGATACTCAGGATGAGGATGTGGTGTATGTACTTAATGTGAGTTATCACAAAAGTACAGATGGTGGTAAATCATTTGAAAGCAATAATGCACCGCATGGCGATCATCACGATTTATGGATCGCCCCAGAAGATCCTACACGTATGATTATGGGTGATGATGGTGGCGCTCAGGTAACTTATGATGGCGGTGAAACCTGGAGTACCTATCACAATCAACCTACCGCACAATTTTATAGAGTTACGACAGACAATCAGTTTCCATATCATATTTATGCGGCGCAGCAAGACAACTCTACGGTACGTATCCCGCACCGAACAGATGGTTATAGTATAGGAGAAGACGATTGGGATGAGACTGCAGGAGGAGAATCTGCACACATTGCAGTAGATCCTGAAGATGCTGATATTGTTTATGGTGGTAGTTATGATGGGTTTCTAACTCGTGTAAATCATAAAAATAACAGTGTACGCTCTGTTTCGGTTTGGCCAGATAACCCGATGGGGCACGGTGCAGAAGATATGAAATACCGTTTTCAGTGGAATTTCCCGATTATGTTTTCGCGTCACAATCCAGATGTTTTATATACGTATAGCAACAGAGTGCATAAGACCACAAACGAAGGTCAAAGCTGGGAAGTTATTAGCCCAGATTTAACTACAGATGATAAATCAAAACAGAAATCTTCGGGCGGACCAATTACGCAGGATAACACTTCGGTAGAATACTATTGTACCATTTTTGCCGCTAATGAAAGCCCTATAAAAGAGGGCCTCTTATGGACCGGTAGTGATGATGGTTTAGTTCACGTAAGTCGTGACGGCGGTGCAAATTGGGAGAATGTCACGCCTAGAGGAATGCCAGAGTGGATGATGATAAACAGTATTGAACCAAGCTATTTTGAAGAAGGCACGTGCTACATCGCAGGTACTAAATACAAGACCGGAGATTTTGCTCCGTATTTATACAAAACCACAGACTACGGAAAAACCTGGAAAAAAATTACAAACGGCATTGCTGGCGAACACTTTACACGTGTAGTTAGAGAAGATCCTAAGCAGAAAGGATTATTATACGCCGGTACCGAAACCGGAATGTATATTTCATTTGATGCAGGCGCAAACTGGAAACCCTTTCAATTAAACTTGCCTATAGTTCCTATTACAGACTTAGCCCTAAAAGACAATAACCTCATTGTGGCAACACAGGGTAGAAGTCTGTATATCATTGATGACTTGAGTGTTTTACACCAGTTGAATAGTTCTTCAAAAACTGATGCTGTAAAATTATTTAAGCCCAAAGACACTTATAGAATGGATGGCGGAAGTCGTAAAAATGCTAACGACTCGGGAACAAATCACCCTGCAGGAGTAATGACTTATTTTTATTTACCGGAATACGATGCAAAAAAAGACAGTATTACGCTTACCTATTTTGACGCTAAAAATGATACTATTAAATCGTATAACAACAAGGATAAAAAAGATAAGCTTGAAGTAGAAAAAGGAGCTAATCAATTTAACTGGGATATGACTTACAAAGGTGCAGAGCGTCTTGATGGTATGATCTTATGGTGGGCAAGTACCGAAGGACCCAAGCAAATTCCTGGAAACTACACCGTAAAACTAAATGTAAATGGTACAGATTATAGTGCGCCGTACAAAGTAGTTGCCGACCCGCGGAGTGAATCAACTTTAGCAGATATGCAGGCACAATTTGATTTTATAACTGATGTGAATGAAACGGTAGACCACGCACATCAAAGCATTAAGAAAATACGCAACATCAATGATCAGCTGAGTGCTTTTGAGAAGCAGTATAAAGATAACGAAGCAACTAAAGATTTACGAGACAAGTCTAAAAAACTGCGTGAAGATCTTGAAGAGATTGAGAAAGCCTTGTATCAAACTAAAAACCGAAGCGGTCAGGATCCTTTAAATTTTCCGATTAGATTAACAAATAAACTGGCGCATTTAAATTCGTTAGTAAGTATGGGAGACTTTGCACCTACAGATCAGGATATCGCTGTTAAAAATGAACTTACTCAGCAAATAAACACCCAGTTAACGAGGTTTGATAAGCTTGTAAGCGATGAGGTGACTGCCTTTAACGCAGATTTCAATGCGATGCAATTAAATTATTTATTTATACAGGAAGATTAGTTTTTAAAAACATTCTCCTTTAAATGATGGGGAAGTAATTTTGAATAAAATGAGGGGTGGTTCAGTTTAGTTTATAGCTATTTTGATGCTCCCCTTTTTTATTCAACGATATATTAGGTTTATTTTTACCCTATGGAATACTACAATTACCTAAAATCCCTGCATCTTATTTTTATAGTAACCTGGTTTGCGGGACTTTTTTACGTGCCGCGCCTGTTTATGTATCAGATTGAAGCTTCAGAAAAACAAGAGCCAGACCGCAGTATTTTAGGTGATCAACTTGCCTTAATGACTAAGCGCCTTTGGAAGATTATTACCTGGCCTTCGATGATTTTAGCAAGTATTTTTGCATTTGGAATGTTACATATTAGCCCGGGACTTTTAGAGCTTCCGTGGATGCAAATTAAACTGGGGTTTGTGGTTTTACTGTATGCATATCATTTCAAAAATCATCAGATTTATAAGCAGTTGCAAGCCGGTAATTTTAAGTATACCACAAAATTTATGCGCATCTGGAATGAGGGTCCTACACTTATTCTCTTTGCCGTAGTATTTTTAGTAATAACAAAAAGTGCAACCAACTGGATTTGGGGTTTAGCAGGGCTATTAACGCTTGCGATACTTCTTATGCTAGGAATAAAACTATATAAAAGCATACGCGAAAAAAACCCGAACGCCTGACGGCGCGATTTTTGATACCTTCTAACCCATGAAATTTAACAAGCTTTCGTTACGCCTGCGCATCTTTTTTGGGATGGTTTTCCTCATTCTGGGAGCTTCGATTCTCATTGGGATTATTAGTGTTGTACAATACAAAGAGGAAGCAAAAGAATATCACCGCGATCGCTTGTTGCGCAAAGAAGATCAGATTAGAGCAGAGATAGATTACGTTTTGGACCAGACTTCTTATGAGATAACCGCAAATAACCTCCCTAATATTTTAAGATGGCAACAGAACATATACCGCATTGCAGATGTTCACGAGTTGCCTATTAATATCTACGATCTAAAAGGACACCTTTTATTAAAATCTAAAGACGGCTTTGTTTCAGATACCTTAGAAACAGCGCTCACACCTAAAATTCTAGATGGTTTAGCTAATTCTCCCACAAAACGTTGGGTCGAACAATTAGAGATAGACGGTGTAAAATATACCTCGTCATACACCTACATCAACGACAATAAGTTTAAGCCGCTTGCGATAATGAATCTACCCTATATACAGGATGATGATTTTATAACCCGCGAGCTCGATGAGTTTCTGCGTAGACTTGCAGAAGGCTATTTGTTTATGCTGCTTATTGCTACAGCATTATCCTATTTTCTATCGCGTTACATTACACGTAGCTTAAAAACCATAGGTGATAAAATGATTGAGACGCGTCTTGACAAGCGCAATCAGCGTATTGAGATTGACGATGCCAGTGAAGAAATTAACAACCTCGTGCAGTCTTATAACGGGATGATAGACGAACTCGAAAACTCTGCAGCGCAACTTGCACAAAGCGAGCGGGAGGCAGCCTGGCGAGAGATGGCAAAACAGGTAGCACACGAGATTAAAAATCCGTTGACACCTATGCGCTTAACCGTACAAAGTTTTCAACGCAGATTTGATCCTGAAGATCCTGATATTCACAAAAAGTTAGATGAGTACAGCAAAACCTTGATTCAGCAGATAGACACGATGAGTTCTATAGCAGAGGCTTTTTCTAACTTCGCTAAAATGCCTGCGCAGCAAAATGAAACGTTGAATGTGGTTTTTGTAACTAAGCTCGCGCTCGATATTTTTACAGAACCTTATTTGACTTTTGTTTCGGAAGAGGAAGAGATTACCGCAAAATTTGACCGTACCCAGTTGATTCGGGTGATTACAAATCTTGTTAAAAATGCTACTCAGGCGACCGAAGATACTCCAGATCCTAAAATACGGGTTGAGGTAAAGCGGGAAGACGGTATGGTATGTATTTTGGTTTGCGATAATGGTCATGGTATTTCAGAAGATCTTGCAGAAAAAGTTTTTGAACCTAAATTCACCACAAAATCAAGTGGAATGGGACTAGGACTGGCGATGGTTAAAAATATCGTGGAAACCTATAACGGAACCATTACCTTTACTTCTAAATCGGAACGAGGAACTGTTTTTAAAGTGTCTTTTCCGCAGGCAATTGTCTAAAAACTAAATAGTATAATCATGAATTTTGAAAATCTTATTTATGAAGTCGATGATCAATTGGCTATCATAACCATAAACAGACCAAAAAAACTAAACGCACTTAATAAAGAAACCATTCAGGAATTGCACGACGCGTTTGCAGAAGCTGATAGCGATCCTAATATTGGAGTAATCATCTTAACCGGAAGCGGAGAAAAAGCATTTGTTGCCGGCGCAGATATTAGTGAGTTTTCAGATTTTGAAGAAGAGCAAGGCGCTCTTTTAGCACGTAAAGGTCAGAAATTATTATTTGACTTTATCGAAAACCTAAGTACACCGGTAGTTGCTGCAATTAACGGTTTTGCATTAGGTGGCGGTCTAGAATTAGCAATGGCGGCTCACATACGTATCGCCAGTGATAATGCACGAATGGGTCTGCCCGAAACTTCGCTGGGTTTAATACCAGGTTATGGGGGCACACAGCGTTTACCGCAGTTAGTAGGTAAAGGCCGCGCTTTTGAAATGATTATGACTGCCAGTATGATTAATGCAGATCAAGCATTACAATATGGTCTTGTGAATCACGTAACAATGCAAGAAGAGTTAATGTCTCACGCAGAAAAATTAGCGGCTAAGATTTTAGATAACTCCGGCGTTGCGATTGCTACAGCAATAACAGCAGTTAACGCAGGTTTTAAAGCGGGTGTTAACGGTTACGATGTAGAGATTGAAGGTTTTGGTGCTTCTTTTGGTACTGAAGATTTTAAAGAAGGAACTTCAGCATTTTTAGAAAAACGAAAAGCAGAGTTTCCCGGAAAATAAATAGATACGCTAGTCTGAACTTGTCAAAGACTCATAAACAAAAAAACCGCTTTTTAGCGGTTTTTTAATTTTAATAAAGCCCTTATTATCAGCACAAAAAAGTTCTGATATCCCGTAAATCACTTCTGTAAACAAGTATATTTGTTTGGATATAAGGAGTTAGCAACAAGGCTGAAAAAACATCGAGATAAAAATAAAAATTAGGAGTTCATCAAATGATAGATAAAAAAACACTCGGATTTTTAAAAAAATTAACTTCCAATAATTCTAAAGAATGGCTGGACGAAAATAGGTCGGATTATAATTTTGCGAAAGATGATATCTTAAATATGACCCAAACTCTTATCAATTCGGTATCTGAATTTGATTTAGGAATTGCAAAAGCGGACTTAAATCCAAAAAAGTGTATTACAAGACTAAATCGAGACTTGCGATTCTCTAAAGACAAAACACCGTATAAAACGGGCTATTACATTGTGCTGAATCGGAACGGAAAAAACAGTCCTTGTGCTTTCTACTATGTGCATATTGAACCGAATAATTGTTTTGTAGGAGGTGGAGTTTATAATCCGCAATCTTCCGAACTGAAAAAAATAAGAAGTGAAATTAACGCTTCCTTCGACGAATGGAATAAAATTATCAATAACAAAGATTTCCAAACAAAATTTCCAAGTGGAATCCATAATTCTGGAACTCTTGTCAGAAGTCCTAAAGAATTTGAAGATGACAATCCTGCAATCGAATTTCTAAAAATGAAAGGATTTTATACACAGGAACCAATATCGGATAAGGAAATTCAATCGAACCAGATTTCGGAAAAAATCCTTGATTATTTCGTAACAGTTAAACCTTTGGTGGATTATTTAAACGTTGCAATTGAGGAATAGTATGCAAAGCCCAGTTGCTAACAATGTATATAAAAAATAGCGCAAGTCTTTGCTAACACTAAGGCTTGGGCATTTTTGGAAAGTCGCCAAATATTTAAAATTGACGATTTTAAATAAAAAGATAAATAGTAAAATTTAAAAATTCGGCTTGTGTTTAATCCGAAGATTAACAGCTTATTTTCAGCGCTACTTTTCATATACGGAGCCGTTGTGGTGCATTTCTCACTCGAATCAACAAAATGAAAAATTTAATAATTATAATTTTTATTCTATCACTTTTTTCTTGTTCGAAAAGATTCAAACCAGCTACAAATGAGAATGAATATTTTGTATTAACTGAATTAAATACAAAAGACACTTTATTCAGAATTTCAAAAAATGAGTTTTATGAAATGGGAGATGATTTTGCTTTTGTGAATCGAAAAGGAGATACTATAATTTCATCTAAAAAAATATACTTCACATTTAAAGATACTATTACAACATTCGGAATTGTACTTGAAAAAGAAACTTATGATTTAATTGGAATAAATCGGAAAGGAGAAAGAATTTTTGAAGTATATATTTATGACAATGGACCTGATTATATTTCTGAAGGTTTATTCAGAATTAAGAAAAATGGAAAAATTGGTTTTGCGAATGAAAAAGGAGAAATTATAATCAAACCGCAATTTGAATGTGCTTCGAATTTTGAGAATGGAATTGCATCAGTAACTTACGATTGTTATTTGTATTATGACTTGGATGAACATTTACGTTCTGAAAGTGAAAGTTGGTTTGAAATAGATAAAACTGGAAAACGAATTGAATAAAAAAACGACACCACGACAACATATATAATTTATTGCTAGTTCTAGCCTACTTACGAAAATCCTCGCGGATTTTCTATTCGGTTTGTATTTGCTAATTTAGTTGCTGAAACACGCAACGAAATCATACACAAACACGTTGGCAAACATTTGAATGAAAATCGTACCCCGAATTCAAGAACTTAACGGACCAACTCAAAATTCAATAATTAAAAATAATCTACGAAATGAAAACTAAAAAACTAATTTTTTCATTAATTCTAGGAATAATCTTCTCTAACAGTTATTCCCAAATATCTGCATCCTTTTATCAGAATGAATCAAACTCTAAAATTGCAATTGGGTACGAATTTAACGACACATTATGGACGGACTTTAGATTATATTCTGGAACAAATATTGAAAATATAACACCAGAAATAGTCCTGAATTATAATTTAGTGAAAAAAGAAAAATATGAAACATATATCGGAGCTGGAATTGTATTAAATAATATTAATGGAATAGTTATACCTATTGGAATCGGAATTAAACCATTTGAGAGTTTGAAAAACTTATCATTTAATATTGAATTAAATCCGTTATATGAAATTGACTTTGAAGACGTTTTTATTCGTGGATTTATTGGAATTAGGTACGTTGTGAAATAAAAAACTAATGCTAACAAAGAGAGGGGATTATCAATGTTGACAAAATCTAACACTTCAGCGTATATCATAACCTTAATCCTCTCTTTGTTCTTTCTGATTTATACTATCAATTTAAAGAGAATCAAACTTAAGCCGTTTATAATTTATTGCTAGTTCTAGCCTACTTACGAGAGTCATCGCGGACTTTCTATTCGGTTTGTATTTGCTAAATTAGTTGCTGAAAAACGCAACGAAATCATACACAAACACGTA
The sequence above is a segment of the Leeuwenhoekiella sp. MAR_2009_132 genome. Coding sequences within it:
- the hemA gene encoding glutamyl-tRNA reductase; protein product: MNTNGKRHFYPAYPGDFFAIGLSYLKADAETRGHFSVDTAVQERILERAREEGIEGLSIISTCNRTELYGFAQEPLDLVKLLCEHTQGTIQEFEKVSYSYKNEEAVDHLFKVGTGLDSQILGDFEIISQLKNGFRRAKKLKLVNPFMERLVNSVIQASKRIKNETNISSGATSVSFASVQYILSRVPFISEKNILLFGTGKIGRNTCENLVKHTRNENITLINRTKDKAEKIAGKFNLIVKDYADIQSEIATADVLIVATGAQKPTISKELLYIKKPLLILDLSIPKNVHENVEEVEGVTLVHLDQLSKITNDTLNRRKKQLPQAIAINKEIQDEFYEWLTTRQFAPTIKALKMKLAHMKDGEIDNQRRKIANFNEEQAEIISERIIQKITTQFAKHLKTEDISHTESLELIQKVFKLQNH
- a CDS encoding helix-turn-helix domain-containing protein is translated as MEALKNNALGLYSETNIEDGFFILKFNNDTPENQLITREVDSSYIQFHFCAKGSSVFQFNEGNYKLPLGEEHSLLLYNPQRDLPINLEITPDSWVISVFISIKKFHSLFSREADFITFLSDENRDRKYYKDGNISPSMAIVLNQLMNYNLHPSIKALYFKGKAYELLSLYFNRPSEADTEQCPFLVDEDNVAKIKRAKDIIIARMAEPPSLQELADEINLSINKLKEGFKQIYGDSVYSFLFDYKMEVARQLLASGSHNVNEVGLKIGYSTASHFIAAFKKQYGTTPKKYIQSLN
- a CDS encoding ThuA domain-containing protein; translated protein: MKNLLLLVFLSSLILSCNSTKSGVFLTKKNVLVFTKTNGFRHASIEPGVTALKEIASENHWAVQHSEDSLIFNSENLKNFDLIVFLSTTGDILGEEQQVAFQNYMETGGKFFGIHAASDTEYDWPWYGKFIGGYFLSHPETQKARIKKIENHKTVKAFPESFERVDEWYNFKNLNPNVHVTLTLDESSYKGGKNGEYHPHAWFHKVGEGEMYYTGGGHTDESYTEPQFRQHLEDVMKWLISYSNQ
- the hemH gene encoding ferrochelatase is translated as MKKGVLMVNLGSPDSTDPKDVKKYLGQFLMDERVIDFPLWARTLLVKGIILNTRPKKSAEAYSKIWWEKGSPLIVLSEMLQEKVADKVDVPVVLAMRYGSPSMMQGLQELNDQGVDEVLILPLYPQFAMATTETILVLAEELRAAHFPNMRFSDIPAFYNKPEYIEVLSRSIEEKITDLDYEMLVFSYHGVPERHIRKNDVTKSHCKIDGSCCKTPSAAHQFCYRHQCYETTRQVAEKLNLKEGTYFTSFQSRLGFDPWLQPYTDRTIERFGKEGLKKMAIVTPAFVSDCLETLEEIAMEGEEIFHEMGGKEFTTIPCLNDRDDWAHVVATWINDWALVEPSKAIA
- a CDS encoding MATE family efflux transporter, with amino-acid sequence MLKPNRSEVLGTEPISTLLIKQALPASIGILVMSLNILVDTIFVGNWIGSIAIAAINVVLPVSFFIAALGMAIGIGGSSIISRALGANNKAKAFKTFGNQITVTVLLTVGMVVLGLVFINELIPAFGGKGEIFEPAKVYYRIVLYGVPVLALSMMGNNVIRAEGKPKFAMIAMIIPSLGNLILDYILINMLDMGMAGAAWATTASYICCFLYIVWYFLSNHSELKIDISHFGLDWPILKEMSALGFVTLARQAVVSVTYLLMNNILFDLGGEASVTVYGIIGRMLMFALFPVLGVTQGFLPIAGYNFGAKNYNRVRESIKLAITYACGVALLIFALIMIFPEAIVSVFTQDAAVLRDTPNAMRWVFAAVPVIGIQLIGSAYYQAIGKAIPALLLTLTRQGFFFIPLVLILPNYFGELGVWISFPIADVLSTIVTAYFLWRETRTKL